In Zingiber officinale cultivar Zhangliang chromosome 1A, Zo_v1.1, whole genome shotgun sequence, a genomic segment contains:
- the LOC122031738 gene encoding cysteine-tryptophan domain-containing zinc finger protein 7-like, producing MLSAARRVDARRGLGGMEEENELEEGEAYSGQEDGRFIDPDALSYIDEKIQDVLGHFQKDFEAGVSAENLGAKFGGYGSFLPTYQRSPSILCHPKSPHKVGNQDVTKSPSVEVTNQNTSIMLNSSFPKSNATAVPLVDNSCKRDISTNKPNIQGPSSMRTPFSKTADGTDHKTLKLRIKVGPDNNLARNNAAIYSGLGLYNSPSSSSEESPDGSNGIFPEPHDTSDESPRTILQLMTSFPIPGVNLLSPLHDYLFHSIEKDLPLNKPYKQGKLSKERSETTSGFIDFSIHSRESNGQPERPTKLSLQNGRSKGAKYPEDKSAVILNREVDIEARPAQELASDSFGRVSSNSKNTKKAEGQISEDITLTETKTLDHPLDIRKDLSRDKPITGPTKDRQFELVDSTIDNGAGYSANRINQPKGKLSEKTSMIERALEDRNANSQKNGKSDLQREVRLKTDKDSEIPNADISGEKRRNEQVAEAADQTMQSSSPFKDMVLQRRDQLSDKKSKVITSQSDSGEVVKASVCGSLATELNEKRKNLEKKSKGKKSLKYPSGSCTNESYGNSNWVVKAEETGVGSLNNLKVKNKAMKHKDEESILPSQPVRERSGGKKMGSTLALGTSVGKPVPVPLTCNDPAADATIAPQASIVIEENWVQCDICQKWRLLPYGTNTGHLPQKWKCNLLDWLPRMNSCHFSEDDTTNALHALYIAPISENVASLDGFGHSIASTSLASGVHLGVPTIKKKSSQKDASALNQSISTEFPIALKKEDQISVNDTNQYLPAEINLSNKGTVGTLGKSADFRTEKPKPKQKDKHKNHGFYPSGGNQSEKNEKHSKSKGKRMIDQDGLRAPKKHKKESLQSLEYDIKGDPSPSSNKVRNDVQFFNNGQIKDHLNTSDVEKSLSTKKKFMRHESQHNQKRFMASQNEDNRVNIKEIFSESESVQDKKADLLTSEGKISKTNNLNNRMDKKQTISRTVLVANGDYLPDEMDVEATNLVEKECPSRRSQENAAFSRDLDFGSLRRDSTKTGGTNSVQPSLAANSSSSKVSGSQKSRCNLPESKGSPVESVSSSPLRIPTMEKQSRKKVSDKKYDTNTDYSVLRSPKRCLDVEVDGRNRPSTKRRKDMVSSFQKQSIEGHKTANSAILDSLGGAVDYLEKGRTRSTVGKFEEKLLVKQSAHDKLLPIENGDNPYKDDYQDIKKVSRQHQVVDPTHRTSSKSSSGFKEKHRDSKSDSEKSRLKAPCSHSDNKDLNSANNARSYRLEVATDSYRNEKDDIHGKYAKDCLLKKGHSSRWMTSKEDNSLAFALQDNMDVNGPSMLSSQQRNLDSKNSVTGTRSLKPEFQVTHLEHEKTMNQNGSHKTHIPDLLSGQAKSEFKLASGDKQETQAPDIVSSPPKQQRSDGEMVDAVTTDALKVGKQHKHPDSHTGVHHSNMRHALPSGPDTSSPTKKENYTLLVKEARDLKHTANRLKMEGQVLESTSLFFQAALKFLHIASLIEPATFDSAKLAEAAQMYFETAKLCEFVARECEKIKDMASAALAYKCIEVAFLKAAYCKNPNASRDRHDLQAAFQFLPPGESPSSSASDVDNLNNQALLGKNASVKGVSSPQVAGNHILAARHHLQVMRLLHYTNDLNCAFEATRKSQISIAAASANLDKDRPDTLSSVRKALDFNFHDVEGLLRLVRLSLESIGH from the exons ATGCTGTCGGCGGCGAGGAGGGTGGATGCCAGAAGGGGGCTAGGAGGCATGGAGGAGGAAAACGAGCTCGAGGAAGGCGAGGCGTACTCCGGTCAGGAGGACGGCCGATTCATCGACCCTGATGCTCTCTCCTACATC gaCGAGAAAATACAGGATGTCTTGGGACATTTTCAGAAAGATTTTGAAGCTGGGGTCTCTGCAGAAAATTTGG GTGCAAAGTTTGGAGGATATGGTTCATTCTTACCTACTTATCAACGTTCTCCTTCCATTTTATGTCATCCTAAAAGTCCACATAAAGTGGGAAATCAAGATGTCACAAAATCTCCCTCAGTTGAG GTTACAAACCAGAACACTTCAATTATGTTGAATTCATCTTTTCCCAAAAGTAATGCTACAGCAGTACCATTAGTGGACAATTCATGCAAACGGGATATCTCTACAAATAAACCAAACATTCAGGGCCCTAGTTCTATGCGGACACCATTTAGTAAGACAGCTGATGGCACTGACCACAAAACACTGAAGCTTCGCATTAAAGTGGGTCCTGACAACAACTTGGCTCGAAATAATGCTGCTATTTACAGTGGTCTAGGCCTATATAATTCTCCATCATCATCTTCTGAGGAAAGCCCTGATGGAAGTAATGGAATTTTTCCTGAACCACATGATACATCTGATGAATCTCCTAGGACCATTCTCCAG CTTATGACATCTTTTCCTATTCCTGGTGTCAATTTGCTTTCACCACTCCATGATTATTTATTCCACTCGATTGAAAAAGATCTCCCTTTGAACAAACCATACAAACAAGGGAAATTGTCCAAGGAAAGGTCTGAAACTACTTCTGGCTTTATTGACTTTTCTATACATTCAAGAGAATCAAATGGTCAGCCTGAGAGGCCAACTAAGTTGAGTCTGCAGAATGGGAGGTCAAAGGGAGCAAAGTACCCGGAAGACAAAAGTGCTGTAATCTTGAATAGGGAAGTTGACATAGAAGCTCGACCAGCGCAAGAGCTTGCCTCTGATTCTTTTGGTAGGGTTTCTTCCAAttcaaaaaatactaaaaaagcAGAAGGGCAAATAAGTGAAGACATTACACTTACTGAAACTAAAACACTGGATCACCCATTGGATATCAGAAAGGATTTATCAAGGGACAAGCCCATTACAGGTCCTACAAAAGATAGACAGTTTGAGTTGGTTGATAGCACAATAGATAACGGGGCTGGCTACTCGGCGAACAGAATCAATCAGCCAAAAGGAAAATTGAGTGAAAAAACAAGCATGATAGAGAGGGCATTAGAGGATCGAAATGCAAATTCCCAAAAGAATGGGAAATCTGATCTCCAGAGAGAAGTGAGGCTCAAGACTGATAAAGATTCTGAGATTCCCAATGCTGACATAAGTGGAGAGAAGAGGAGGAATGAGCAAGTAGCTGAAGCTGCTGATCAGACTATGCAAAGTTCTTCTCCATTCAAAGACATGGTGCTGCAAAGGAGGGACCAATTATCTGACAAGAAAAGTAAAGTAATCACAAGTCAATCTGATTCTGGAGAGGTTGTGAAAGCCAGTGTCTGTGGAAGCTTAGCCACAGAACTAAATGAAAAGAGGAAAAATTTGGAGAAGAAGTCCAAGGGTAAAAAATCACTTAAATATCCTAGTGGGTCTTGCACTAACGAATCCTATGGAAATAGCAACTGGGTCGTCAAAGCTGAAGAGACTGGAGTTGGTTCATTGAATAATTTAAAGGTCAAGAATAAGGCCATGAAGCACAAGGATGAAGAGTCCATTTTGCCTTCTCAGCCAGTTAGGGAAAGGTCTGGTGGTAAAAAGATGGGGAGCACTCTAGCTTTAGGTACATCTGTGGGTAAACCGGTACCTGTACCTTTGACTTGCAATGACCCTGCTGCAGATGCAACCATTGCGCCTCAAGCCTCCATTGTTATTGAAGAGAATTGGGTACAATGTGACATTTGTCAGAAATGGCGGCTCTTACCATATGGTACCAATACTGGCCATTTGCCTCAAAAATGGAAATGTAATTTGCTGGATTGGTT GCCAAGGATGAATAGTTGTCATTTCAGTGAGGATGACACAACAAATGCTCTGCATGCATTGTATATTGCCCCAATTTCGGAGAATGTTGCTAGCTTAGATGGTTTTGGACATTCTATTGCTAGCACATCTTTGGCTAGTGGAGTTCATCTTGGTGTGCCTACTATAAAGAAGAAAAGTTCTCAAAAAGATGCTTCAGCACTAAATCAATCAATCTCTACAGAGTTTCCAATTGCTTTAAAAAAGGAGGACCAGATCTCTGTTAATGATACTAATCAATATCTTCCTGCTGAGATTAACTTGTCAAATAAAGGCACAGTTGGTACTCTAGGCAAATCGGCTGATTTCAGAACAGAAAAGCCTAAACCAAAGCAAAAAGACAAGCATAAAAATCATGGATTCTATCCAAGTGGAG GTAACCAAAGTGAAAAAAATGAGAAACATTCAAAATCAAAAGGCAAGAGAATGATTGATCAAGATGGTCTTAGAGCACCAAAGAAGCACaagaaagaaagcttgcagaGCTTAGAATATGATATAAAAGGCGATCCATCACCATCATCTAACAAAGTAAGGAATGATGTTCAGTTTTTCAATAATGGACAGATCAAGGATCATCTCAATACCTCAGATGTGGAGAAGTCCCTTTCTACAAAGAAGAAATTTATGCGCCATGAGAGTCAGCACAACCAGAAACGGTTTATGGCGAGCCAAAATGAGGATAACAGGGTTaatatcaaagaaatttttagtGAATCGGAGAGTGTTCAGGATAAAAAGGCTGACTTGTTAACGTCTGAAGGAAAGATATCCAAGACTAATAACCTTAATAACAGGATGGATAAAAAGCAAACAATATCTAGAACAGTTTTGGTTGCCAATGGAGATTACTTACCCGATGAAATGGATGTGGAAGCAACCAATTTAGTCGAAAAAGAGTGCCCCTCACGTCGGAGCCAGGAGAATGCAGCATTTTCAAGAGATTTGGACTTTGGTTCCTTGAGGAGGGATTCTACGAAGACGGGGGGTACTAACTCTGTGCAACCTAGTTTAGCAGCTAATTCTAGTTCTTCAAAGGTTTCTGGTTCCCAGAAAAGTAGATGCAATCTTCCAGAGTCAAAGGGTTCTCCTGTTGAGTCAGTTTCTTCATCACCTTTGAGGATACCAACTATGGAAAAACAATCGCGCAAAAAGGTTTCTGATAAAAAATATGATACTAACACTGATTACTCTGTTTTGAGAAGCCCAAAAAGATGTTTAGATGTTGAAGTCGATGGAAGAAACAGACCTTCAACAAAGCGCAGGAAGGATATGGTCTCTTCTTTTCAGAAACAATCTATTGAAGGTCATAAAACAGCAAATTCTGCTATTCTGGATTCTTTGGGAGGGGCTGTCGATTACTTGGAGAAGGGAAGAACCCGATCAACTGTTGGCAAATTTGAAGAAAAACTACTTGTGAAACAGAGTGCCCATGATAAACTTTTGCCTATTGAGAATGGAGATAATCCATACAAGGACGATTATCAGGACATAAAGAAAGTAAGTAGGCAACACCAAGTAGTTGACCCTACTCACCGTACGTCTAGCAAGAGCTCTTCAGGGTTTAAAGAGAAACATCGAGATTCTAAGTCCGATTCAGAAAAAAGTAGGCTTAAGGCTCCTTGTTCTCATTCTGATAACAAAGATTTGAACTCTGCAAATAATGCCAGGAGCTACAGACTTGAGGTTGCTACTGATTCCTATAGGAATGAAAAAGATGACATCCATGGCAAGTATGCGAAGGATTGCTTGCTGAAGAAGGGCCACAGTTCAAGATGGATGACAAGTAAAGAAGATAATAGCTTGGCATTTGCTTTGCAAGATAATATGGACGTGAATGGTCCTTCTATGCTTTCCAGTCAACAAAGAAATTTAGATTCAAAAAATTCAGTTACTGGGACTAGAAGTTTGAAACCAGAATTTCAAGTGACACATTTAGAACATGAGAAAACAATGAACCAAAATGGTTCACATAAGACTCATATCCCGGATCTTCTGTCTGGACAAGCAAAATCAGAGTTCAAACTAGCTTCTGGAGATAAACAAGAGACTCAAGCTCCTGATATTGTTTCTTCACCACCGAAGCAGCAAAGGTCCGATGGTGAGATGGTTGATGCAGTAACTACTGATGCCTTGAAAGTAGGAAAACAACATAAGCATCCAGATAGTCATACTGGAGTACACCATAGTAATATGAGGCATGCCCTTCCTAGTGGTCCTGACACATCCAGTCCAACAAAAAAGGAAAACTATACTCTCCTCGTTAAAGAGGCAAGAGATCTTAAACACACAGCCAATCGCCTAAAG ATGGAAGGACAAGTGCTTGAAAGCACTAGCCTATTCTTTCAGGCTGCCTTGAAATTTCTCCATATTGCCTCTCTTATAGAACCTGCCACTTTTGATAGTGCCAAGCTAGCAGAAGCAGCACAAATGTACTTTGAAACAGCAAAACTTTGCGA ATTTGTAGCCCGTGAATGTGAGAAAATCAAGGACATGGCTTCAGCTGCTCTAGCATACAAGTGCATCGAAGTGGCATTTCTCAAGGCTGCATACTGTAAAAATCCGAATGCAAGCAGAGATCGACATGATTTGCAAGCTGCTTTTCAGTTTCTTCCTCCAG GTGAATCACCATCTTCTTCTGCGTCTGATGTTGATAATTTAAACAATCAGGCGTTATTGGGAAAGAATGCTTCAGTGAAGGGTGTAAGTTCTCCGCAGGTCGCTGGCAACCATATTTTAGCTGCACGGCATCACCTTCAAGTTATGCGGTTGCTTCATTAT ACAAACGACCTAAACTGTGCATTCGAGGCAACACGGAAATCACAAATTTCGATTGCAGCTGCTAGTGCCAATCTTGACAAGGACAGGCCAGATACCCTGTCTTCAGTGAGAAAGGCTCTCGATTTCAACTTTCATGATGTGGAAGGGTTGCTTCGTCTTGTAAGACTTTCACTGGAGTCTATTGGACATTAA
- the LOC122031753 gene encoding nuclear cap-binding protein subunit 1-like — protein MASLPVSFRYEYLMAETIFSQLMFLPQPPFRPIYYTLVIIDLCKALPGAFPAVVAGAVRALFDRIADLDMECRTRLILWFSHHLSNFQYFWPWEEWAHVKDLPRWAPQRVFVQEVLEREVRLSYWDKIKQSIENASALEELLPPKSGPNFKYNSEDDQGYALSRELRIMIRGRKTAREISPWVEENIIKVHGPKFALEVVIQTLLDIGSKSFTHLITVLERYGQVITKLCATQDMQVLLIDEVSSYWKNSTQMTAIAIDRMMGYRLICNLAIINWVFSLPNIEQFHVSDRPWEVLRNAINKTYNRITDLRKEIQTLEKGVSVAEETASKALKEFEAADARLEVVDGQPVQAEKPGRLKRLKGYAEKAKEEEVSVRESLEAKEALFARALEENKILFVSLYKSFTNVLMERLPPVSDNGDLPKLRPEKIDAMSVDLEEPPSMEVDHDNGQKDESENNGERVTHNYDIKEQDQWCLCTLGYLKAISRQYATEIWPHIETLEAEIFSEDTHPLIKKAVLSGLCRKMVEL, from the exons CTAATGTTTCTTCCTCAGCCACCATTTAGGCCCATCTATTACACGTTGGTAATCATTGATCTGTGCAAG GCCTTACCTGGTGCATTTCCTGCTGTTGTGGCTGGAGCTGTTCGTGCCCTTTTTGATAGAATTGCTGATCTCGATATGGAATGTCGCACTAGACTGATTCTATGGTTTTCTCATCATTT GTCAAACTTTCAGTACTTTTGGCCTTGGGAAGAATGGGCTCATGTTAAAGATCTTCCAAGATGGGCGCCACAGAGAGTATTTGTACAAGAAGTGTTAGAAAGGGAAGTTCGTTTGTCATACTGGGATAAAATCAAGCAG AGCATTGAGAATGCATCTGCACTTGAGGAATTGCTTCCACCAAAGAGTGGACCCAACTTCAAGTACAATTCTGAAGACGATCAAGGTTATGCTCTTTCTAGAGAGTTGCGCATCATGATTAGGGGAAGGAAGACAGCTCGTGAAATCAGTCCATGGGTTGAGGAAAATATAATTAAAGTTCATGGGCCCAAGTTTGCACTTGAAGTTGTTATTCAGACCCTTCTGGATATTGGTTCAAAAAGTTTCACACATCTTATAACTGTGTTAGAAAGATATGGCCAAGTCATCACAAAGTTATGTGCTACTCAGGATATGCAAGTTTTGTTAATAGATGAAGTGAGTTCCTATTGGAAGAACAGTACGCAGATGACTGCTATTGCCATTGATCGCATGATGGGTTATCGGCTTATCTGCAATTTGGCTATCATTAATTGGGTCTTTTCTTTACCTAATATTGAGCAATTTCATGTTTCAGATCGTCCATGGGAG GTTCTTAGGAATGCGATCAACAAGACTTACAACCGCATCACTGACTTGAGGAAGGAAATTCAAACACTTGAGAAAGGTGTTTCCGTAGCTGAGGAAACTGCATCGAAGGCTTTGAAGGAGTTTGAGGCTGCTGATGCTAGGCTTGAGGTTGTGGATGGTCAACCTGTGCAAGCTGAAAAACCAGGAAGATTGAAGCGCCTAAAAGGATATGCTGAGAAGGCAAAAGAGGAAGAAGTATCAGTACGAGAATCTTTGGAAGCCAAGGAAGCTCTCTTTGCTCGAGCTCTCGAAGAAAATAAG ATATTATTTGTGTCTTTATATAAAAGCTTCACAAATGTGCTTATGGAGCGGCTGCCTCCTGTATCTGATAATGGAGATTTGCCAAAACTGCGTCCTGAAAAGATTGACGCTATGTCCGTAGATTTGGAAGAGCCGCCTTCCATGGAGGTAGACCATGATAATGGCCAAAAAGATGAAAG TGAAAATAATGGTGAAAGAGTAACTCACAACTACGACATCAAGGAACAAGATCAGTGGTGCCTGTGCACATTGGGTTATCTCAAAGCAATTTCAAGGCAATATGCAACAGAG ATTTGGCCACACATTGAAACACTGGAGGCTGAGATCTTCAGCGAAGATACCCATCCGCTTATCAAAAAAGCCGTCCTCTCTGGTCTATGCCGTAAGATGGTGGAACTTTGA